One window of Quercus robur chromosome 12, dhQueRobu3.1, whole genome shotgun sequence genomic DNA carries:
- the LOC126710288 gene encoding novel plant SNARE 11 isoform X5 has product MDPFSAVSEELAEIHGEISDIFRALSNGFQKLEKVKDSNRQSRQLEELTEKMRECKRLIKEFDRKAKDLESRNDPDTNKMLNEKKQSMIKELNSYVALKKQYASNLENKRIDLFDGGTEGYGEDNVLLASTMTNQQLVESGNRMMDETDQAIERSKKTVQDTVNVGTETAAALKAQTEQMSRVVNELDSIHFSIKKASQLVKELACEPKQQGHQGYSRISPTSNDSEITLEC; this is encoded by the exons ATGGATCCTTTTTCTGCGGTTAGCGAAGAGCTAGCGGAGATTCACGGTGAAATCTCCGATATTTTTCGTGCATTATC AAATGGGTTTCAGAAGTTGGAGAAGGTTAAGGACTCCAATAGGCAGAGTAGGCAGTTGGAAGAGCTCACCGAAAAGATGCGCGAGTGTAAGAG GCTTATCAAAGAGTTTGACAGAAAAGCGAAGGATTTGGAGAGTAGAAATGATCCAGACACTAACAAGATGCTGAATGAGAAAAAACAATCAATG ATCAAAGAGTTGAATTCATATGTTGCTCTTAAAAAGCA ATATGCGTCCAATCTTGAAAACAAGCGAATTGATCTCTTTGATGGGGGCACGGAAGGATATGGCGAAGATAATGTCTTGCTAGCATCGA CCATGACAAATCAACAGCTAGTAGAGAGTGGAAACCGGATGATGGACGAGACTGATCAGGCCATTGAGAGGTCAAAAAAG ACTGTTCAAGACACTGTCAATGTTGGAACAGAGACTGCAGCAGCACTCAAGGCTCAG ACTGAACAAATGAGTCGGGTTGTTAATGAGCTGGACTCTATCCATTTCTCAATCAAGAAAGCTTCTCAACTTGTGAAGGAACTTG CTTGTGAACCCAAACAACAAGGACATCAGGGATATTCCAGGATTAGCCCCACCAGCAATGACTCGGAAATTACTTTGGAGTGCTAG
- the LOC126710288 gene encoding novel plant SNARE 11 isoform X4 produces MDPFSAVSEELAEIHGEISDIFRALSNGFQKLEKVKDSNRQSRQLEELTEKMRECKRLIKEFDRKAKDLESRNDPDTNKMLNEKKQSMIKELNSYVALKKQYASNLENKRIDLFDGGTEGYGEDNVLLASTMTNQQLVESGNRMMDETDQAIERSKKTVQDTVNVGTETAAALKAQTEQMSRVVNELDSIHFSIKKASQLVKELGRQLVNPNNKDIRDIPGLAPPAMTRKLLWSAS; encoded by the exons ATGGATCCTTTTTCTGCGGTTAGCGAAGAGCTAGCGGAGATTCACGGTGAAATCTCCGATATTTTTCGTGCATTATC AAATGGGTTTCAGAAGTTGGAGAAGGTTAAGGACTCCAATAGGCAGAGTAGGCAGTTGGAAGAGCTCACCGAAAAGATGCGCGAGTGTAAGAG GCTTATCAAAGAGTTTGACAGAAAAGCGAAGGATTTGGAGAGTAGAAATGATCCAGACACTAACAAGATGCTGAATGAGAAAAAACAATCAATG ATCAAAGAGTTGAATTCATATGTTGCTCTTAAAAAGCA ATATGCGTCCAATCTTGAAAACAAGCGAATTGATCTCTTTGATGGGGGCACGGAAGGATATGGCGAAGATAATGTCTTGCTAGCATCGA CCATGACAAATCAACAGCTAGTAGAGAGTGGAAACCGGATGATGGACGAGACTGATCAGGCCATTGAGAGGTCAAAAAAG ACTGTTCAAGACACTGTCAATGTTGGAACAGAGACTGCAGCAGCACTCAAGGCTCAG ACTGAACAAATGAGTCGGGTTGTTAATGAGCTGGACTCTATCCATTTCTCAATCAAGAAAGCTTCTCAACTTGTGAAGGAACTTGGTAGGCAG CTTGTGAACCCAAACAACAAGGACATCAGGGATATTCCAGGATTAGCCCCACCAGCAATGACTCGGAAATTACTTTGGAGTGCTAGTTGA
- the LOC126710290 gene encoding TMV resistance protein N-like yields MASSSSSFPSSSSISSTSQWKYDVFLSFRGEDTRNTATDFLNCALEWRGIYTFKDDETLEKGKTIKPELLKAIEESRFAVVILSENYASSTWCLEELVKIIDCKKEKGMTVVPIFYNVNPSDVRKQMGTFAQAFVEHEKQFKEKVGTWRAALSHVANIVGYHVNNR; encoded by the coding sequence ATGGCTTCAAGCTCGTCATCTTTCCCAAgttcttcttctatttcttctACCAGCCAATGGAAGTATGATGTTTTCCTGAGTTTCAGAGGAGAGGACACCCGCAACACTGCTACAGACTTTCTAAATTGTGCTTTAGAATGGAGGGGCATTTACACTTTCAAGGACGATGAAAcacttgagaaaggaaaaactatTAAACCAGAGCTCTTGAAAGCGATAGAAGAATCAAGATTTGCTGTGGTCATTCTCTCAGAAAATTATGCATCTTCAACTTGGTGCTTAGAAGAACTTGTAAAGATTATTGactgcaaaaaagaaaagggaatgACAGTTGTACCTATTTTTTACAACGTGAATCCATCTGATGTGCGAAAACAAATGGGAACTTTTGCACAAGCCTTTGTTGAACATGAAAAACAATTCAAGGAGAAAGTGGGCACATGGAGAGCTGCTTTGAGTCATGTGGCCAATATTGTCggatatcatgtaaataataggtaa
- the LOC126710288 gene encoding novel plant SNARE 11 isoform X6: MDPFSAVSEELAEIHGEISDIFRALSNGFQKLEKVKDSNRQSRQLEELTEKMRECKRLIKEFDRKAKDLESRNDPDTNKMLNEKKQSMIKELNSYVALKKQYASNLENKRIDLFDGGTEGYGEDNVLLASTMTNQQLVESGNRMMDETDQAIERSKKTVQDTVNVGTETAAALKAQTEQMSRVVNELDSIHFSIKKASQLVKELGRQVNL, translated from the exons ATGGATCCTTTTTCTGCGGTTAGCGAAGAGCTAGCGGAGATTCACGGTGAAATCTCCGATATTTTTCGTGCATTATC AAATGGGTTTCAGAAGTTGGAGAAGGTTAAGGACTCCAATAGGCAGAGTAGGCAGTTGGAAGAGCTCACCGAAAAGATGCGCGAGTGTAAGAG GCTTATCAAAGAGTTTGACAGAAAAGCGAAGGATTTGGAGAGTAGAAATGATCCAGACACTAACAAGATGCTGAATGAGAAAAAACAATCAATG ATCAAAGAGTTGAATTCATATGTTGCTCTTAAAAAGCA ATATGCGTCCAATCTTGAAAACAAGCGAATTGATCTCTTTGATGGGGGCACGGAAGGATATGGCGAAGATAATGTCTTGCTAGCATCGA CCATGACAAATCAACAGCTAGTAGAGAGTGGAAACCGGATGATGGACGAGACTGATCAGGCCATTGAGAGGTCAAAAAAG ACTGTTCAAGACACTGTCAATGTTGGAACAGAGACTGCAGCAGCACTCAAGGCTCAG ACTGAACAAATGAGTCGGGTTGTTAATGAGCTGGACTCTATCCATTTCTCAATCAAGAAAGCTTCTCAACTTGTGAAGGAACTTGGTAGGCAGGTCAATCTCTAA
- the LOC126710288 gene encoding novel plant SNARE 11 isoform X1 produces MDPFSAVSEELAEIHGEISDIFRALSNGFQKLEKVKDSNRQSRQLEELTEKMRECKRLIKEFDRKAKDLESRNDPDTNKMLNEKKQSMIKELNSYVALKKQYASNLENKRIDLFDGGTEGYGEDNVLLASTMTNQQLVESGNRMMDETDQAIERSKKTVQDTVNVGTETAAALKAQTEQMSRVVNELDSIHFSIKKASQLVKELGRQVATDKCIMALLFLIVVGVIAIIIVKLVNPNNKDIRDIPGLAPPAMTRKLLWSAS; encoded by the exons ATGGATCCTTTTTCTGCGGTTAGCGAAGAGCTAGCGGAGATTCACGGTGAAATCTCCGATATTTTTCGTGCATTATC AAATGGGTTTCAGAAGTTGGAGAAGGTTAAGGACTCCAATAGGCAGAGTAGGCAGTTGGAAGAGCTCACCGAAAAGATGCGCGAGTGTAAGAG GCTTATCAAAGAGTTTGACAGAAAAGCGAAGGATTTGGAGAGTAGAAATGATCCAGACACTAACAAGATGCTGAATGAGAAAAAACAATCAATG ATCAAAGAGTTGAATTCATATGTTGCTCTTAAAAAGCA ATATGCGTCCAATCTTGAAAACAAGCGAATTGATCTCTTTGATGGGGGCACGGAAGGATATGGCGAAGATAATGTCTTGCTAGCATCGA CCATGACAAATCAACAGCTAGTAGAGAGTGGAAACCGGATGATGGACGAGACTGATCAGGCCATTGAGAGGTCAAAAAAG ACTGTTCAAGACACTGTCAATGTTGGAACAGAGACTGCAGCAGCACTCAAGGCTCAG ACTGAACAAATGAGTCGGGTTGTTAATGAGCTGGACTCTATCCATTTCTCAATCAAGAAAGCTTCTCAACTTGTGAAGGAACTTGGTAGGCAG GTTGCAACTGATAAGTGTATTATGGCATTACTCTTCCTTATTGTCGTTGGAGTCATAGCCATTATTATTGTTAAG CTTGTGAACCCAAACAACAAGGACATCAGGGATATTCCAGGATTAGCCCCACCAGCAATGACTCGGAAATTACTTTGGAGTGCTAGTTGA
- the LOC126710285 gene encoding disease resistance protein RUN1-like, whose translation MGGMGKSTLASVVYRMVSKEFEACCFIDNVRKKDVLSLQKDLISQILHEKNLIKNKYDGVHMIKKMLQHKKVLIVLDDVDESNELKMLVRKSDWFGSGSRILITTRDKHLLKEFPVDETFEVKALNYEDALCLFCSKAFKKELVPYKYLKLSQSFLEYVNGLPLALEVLGSFLFGRSTAEWKNALEMLKEDPKPEINQVLKISFDGLPNSVKDIFKDIACLFNHEKKDHVLQMLDSLGRYSQIGLSILIDKSLLKISENNKLWMHDLLRDMGRDIVRQESRDEPGKRSRLWLYDDIDHVLKNNTGTEAVQAIDIWEAKDTSIYHEEKEALWLGFTSSKKQKVSLWNPNAFFKMPKLKFLRIRSICPQFVPEYLPNKLTYLEWSNYPSKSLPCFLPNELVQLRLQCSKIELLWGGMKNFDKLRFIDMAGSSNLIIAFDFNGVPNLEELVLARCSNLCKLHPSIVKLKKLKLLDLEECQELTSLPDKFEMESLVTLNLSCCSKVKKIPEFVGNMKLLQRLLLKCTAITTLPSSIECLTGLNILILRDCKQLVCLPNTICSLTSLKNLDLFGCSKFDKLPEDLGNIVSLEELYLSETAIKELPSSFEFLIGLTSLDLTNCKDFVLLPSAICILKSLFIINLSGCSKFVNLPENLGNLEGLFILSLKGTAIELLPSSIGRLTCLGDLDIRDCKNLLCLPSSIYSLKMLKNLYLTGCSKFVNLPENLGNLEGLFNLSLKGTAIEVLPSSVGRLTALRELNLSDCKNLLCLPSSICSLKMLKCLCLSRCPKLVNLPENLGNLEGLFSLFF comes from the exons ATGGGGGGAATGGGCAAGTCAACCCTAGCTAGTGTTGTCTATAGGATGGTTTCTAAAGAATTTGAAGCTTGTTGTTTTATTGACAATGTTAGGAAAAAAGATGTACTTTCACTGCAAAAAGATCTTATTTCTCAAATTTtgcatgaaaaaaatttgataaaaaataaatatgatggAGTTCACATGATCAAGAAAATGTTACAGCATAAAAAAGTTCTTATTGTTCTTGATGATGTAGATGAATCAAACGAGTTAAAAATGTTAGTCAGGAAGAGTGATTGGTTTGGTTCGGGTAGTAGAATTCTCATAACAACAAGAGATAAGCACTTGTTGAAGGAATTCCCTGTAGATGAAACATTTGAAGTTAAAGCATTGAATTATGAAGATGctctttgtcttttttgttcaaaggcttttaaaaaagaactagtcccatataaatatttaaagttgTCCCAAAGTTTTTTAGAATATGTTAATGGTCTTCCTTTAGCACTTGAGGTTTTGggttcatttttgtttggaagAAGTACTGCTGAATGGAAAAATGCATTAGAGATGCTCAAAGAAGATCCCAAACCAGAGATTAATCAAGtactaaaaataagttttgatggaCTCCCTAACTCAGTGAAGGATATATTCAAAGATATTGCATGCTTATTTAATCATGAGAAGAAAGATCATGTTTTACAAATGCTAGATAGTCTTGGCCGCTATTCCCAAATTGGATTGAGCATTCTCATTGACAAGTCTCTCTTGAAAATTTCcgaaaataataaattgtggATGCACGATTTACTAAGAGATATGGGAAGGGATATTGTTCGTCAAGAATCTCGTGATGAGCCTGGAAAGCGCAGTAGACTGTGGCTTTATGATGACATTGATCATGTGTTAAAAAACAATACG gGAACAGAAGCAGTTCAAGCCATAGATATTTGGGAAGCCAAGGATACAAGTATTTATCATGAAGAAAAAGAGGCACTTTGGTTAGGTTTCACATcttccaaaaaacaaaaagtgtcACTTTGGAACCCTAATGCCTTTTTCAAGATGCCCAAGCTAAAATTTCTGAGAATTCGTAGTATTTGCCCTCAATTTGTCCCCGAGTATCTTCCAAATAAATTAACATATCTTGAATGGAGTAATTATCCTTCAAAATCATTGCCATGTTTTTTGCCAAATGAGCTTGTTCAACTTCGTTTGCAGTGTAGTAAAATTGAACTACTTTGGGGAGGAATGAAG aattTTGACAAGTTAAGGTTCATCGATATGGCTGGCTCCTCAAACCTGATTATAGCCTTCGACTTCAATGGAGTCCCAAATCTTGAGGAATTAGTTCTTGCAAGGTGTTCAAATTTATGCAAGCTTCACCCATCCATTGTAAAACTGAAAAAGCTTAAACTTCTTGATCTAGAAGAATGCCAAGAACTAACTAGTCTTCCAGACAAGTTTGAAATGGAGTCTCTTGTGActcttaatctttcttgttGCTCAAAAGTTAAGAAAATTCCAGAATTTGTGGGAAACATGAAGCTTTTACAGAGACTTCTTTTGAAATGCACCGCTATTACAACATTACCTTCATCTATTGAATGTTTGACTGGCCTTAATATTTTGATCTTGCGGGATTGCAAACAATTAGTGTGTCTTCCTAACACCATTTGTAGTTTGACATCGCTTAAAAATCTTGATCTTTTTGGATGCTCAAAATTTGACAAACTGCCAGAGGACTTGGGAAATATTGTAAGTCTAGAGGAGCTTTATTTGAGTGAAACAGCTATAAAGGAACTGCCTTCatcatttgaatttttgattGGCCTTACTTCATTGGATCTAACCAATTGCAAAGATTTTGTGCTTCTTCCAAGCGCCATTTGTATTTTGAAGTCACTATTTATAATTAACCTTTCTGGATGCTCAAAATTTGTCAACTTGCCAGAGAATCTGGGGAATCTCGAAGGCCTGTTTATTCTTTCTCTAAAAGGAACAGCAATAGAATTATTGCCATCATCTATTGGACGTTTGACTTGCCTTGGGGATTTGGATATAAGGGATTGCAAAAATCTTTTGTGTCTTCCTAGCAGCATTTATAGTTTGAAGATGCTAAAAAATCTTTATCTTACTGGATGCTCAAAATTTGTCAACTTACCAGAGAATCTGGGGAATCTCGAAGGCTTgtttaatctttctttaaaaGGAACAGCAATAGAAGTGTTGCCATCATCTGTTGGACGTTTGACTGCCCTTCGTGAATTGAATCTAAGTGATTGCAAAAATCTTTTGTGTCTTCCTAGCAGCATTTGTAGTTTGAAGATGCTAAAATGTCTTTGTCTTTCTAGATGCCCAAAATTAGTCAACTTGCCTGAGAATCTGGGGAATCTTGAAGGCctatttagtctttttttttaa